One Methanobrevibacter sp. V74 DNA window includes the following coding sequences:
- a CDS encoding phosphopantothenoylcysteine decarboxylase yields the protein MRGITNKSSGKMGLALAREAYIRGADLTLVVAHVSVDIPSVFNVIQVETSSEMNDEILKLIPSHDIFISAAAVSDFEFRQESDKKIDSSSSLFLNLKPTTKIIRQIKKINPDIFLVGFKAEFNISREEIIECARRQMVNAGTDLVIANDISKDNCQFGSDNNEVLIVDDEVLTIPLASKMEIAKSIFDVISQKI from the coding sequence GTGAGGGGCATTACAAATAAATCCTCTGGCAAAATGGGTTTGGCTCTTGCTCGTGAAGCGTATATTCGTGGAGCGGATTTAACCTTGGTTGTAGCTCATGTTAGCGTCGACATTCCTTCTGTTTTTAATGTTATTCAAGTTGAAACCAGCAGTGAAATGAATGATGAGATTTTGAAATTGATACCTTCTCATGATATTTTCATATCTGCTGCTGCAGTTTCCGATTTTGAATTTAGACAAGAGTCTGATAAAAAAATTGATTCTTCAAGTTCGTTATTTTTAAATTTAAAGCCAACAACTAAAATTATCCGCCAAATTAAAAAGATTAATCCTGATATATTTTTAGTTGGATTTAAGGCGGAGTTTAATATCTCACGGGAGGAAATTATTGAGTGCGCTAGAAGACAAATGGTTAATGCTGGAACTGACTTAGTAATAGCTAATGACATTTCAAAAGATAATTGTCAGTTCGGATCAGATAATAATGAGGTTTTAATTGTTGATGATGAGGTTTTAACAATACCTTTGGCTTCTAAAATGGAGATTGCAAAAAGTATTTTTGATGTAATCTCGCAAAAGATCTAA
- a CDS encoding CBS domain-containing protein, producing MQIKNLMSEDIITIDKDQNLSDALKLLRKHNISRLPVTNNKELVGIISERDIANSLGSSKYESMPASRLHISSIMVKEVFTVPQTMKLDEVARLMLDNGIGSVPVIDEDDKMVGIVSKADFVTLAVGIAFDKIVVKEIMTKDLVEVSSTERLVHARRQMIESHVGRLPVVDDGGLVGIVTSKDLMRAFIDFRKKVPEKYQKSQIKEVLVGDVMSSNPKFTSKEATISEVAKIMIETGFNGLPVVDDDEIVGIITQTDILRLIEKLES from the coding sequence ATGCAAATTAAGAATTTGATGTCTGAGGATATTATTACCATAGACAAAGATCAAAATCTTTCTGATGCTTTGAAGTTATTACGTAAACATAATATTTCACGTTTGCCGGTAACCAATAATAAAGAATTAGTAGGTATTATTTCTGAAAGGGATATTGCTAATAGTCTTGGTTCCTCAAAATATGAAAGTATGCCTGCATCAAGACTTCATATTTCATCCATAATGGTTAAAGAAGTATTTACAGTTCCTCAAACAATGAAATTAGACGAAGTAGCAAGATTAATGTTAGATAATGGTATTGGTTCTGTTCCAGTCATTGATGAAGATGACAAAATGGTTGGAATCGTATCCAAGGCGGATTTTGTTACTCTTGCAGTGGGAATCGCTTTTGATAAAATTGTTGTTAAAGAAATCATGACTAAAGATTTGGTTGAGGTTTCATCAACTGAAAGACTTGTTCATGCCAGAAGACAAATGATTGAATCCCATGTAGGCAGACTCCCAGTTGTCGATGATGGAGGGCTTGTAGGTATTGTCACATCTAAAGATTTAATGAGAGCATTCATTGACTTTAGAAAGAAAGTACCTGAAAAATATCAAAAATCTCAAATTAAAGAGGTTTTGGTAGGCGATGTCATGTCATCTAATCCAAAATTCACTTCAAAAGAAGCTACAATTTCTGAAGTGGCTAAAATCATGATTGAAACTGGTTTCAATGGTTTACCGGTTGTTGATGATGACGAAATCGTTGGTATTATAACACAGACTGATATTTTAAGACTGATTGAAAAATTAGAATCTTAA
- a CDS encoding 6-carboxytetrahydropterin synthase, protein MKILVNGVQSNLRFSSAHVIPGHESCGFIHGHSYFVDVEIEGERTGKFEFVVDFKDVKSYTKAICDELDHRLLIPVYNDLIEFKDFDKKKDSIFNLKKQNSVSFKIDGKGYTIPCEDCVFLPLPYSSAEELSKFFAESLAKKLAESYDNLEYIAICVNEGIGQGAEYRKEL, encoded by the coding sequence ATGAAAATTTTAGTCAATGGTGTTCAGTCAAATTTAAGATTTTCCTCAGCTCATGTAATTCCAGGGCATGAATCCTGCGGATTTATTCATGGACACTCTTATTTTGTTGATGTTGAAATAGAAGGTGAAAGAACAGGAAAATTCGAATTTGTAGTTGATTTTAAAGATGTTAAAAGTTATACAAAAGCTATTTGTGATGAACTAGATCACAGATTACTAATTCCAGTTTACAATGATTTAATAGAATTCAAAGATTTTGATAAGAAAAAAGATTCAATTTTTAATTTGAAAAAGCAGAACTCTGTTTCTTTTAAAATTGATGGTAAGGGATATACTATTCCTTGTGAGGATTGTGTGTTTTTACCTCTTCCATATTCTTCTGCTGAAGAATTATCTAAGTTTTTCGCTGAATCCTTAGCTAAAAAACTAGCTGAAAGCTATGATAATCTTGAATATATAGCAATCTGTGTAAATGAAGGAATTGGACAAGGTGCTGAATATAGGAAAGAGTTATAA
- a CDS encoding fibrillarin-like rRNA/tRNA 2'-O-methyltransferase has protein sequence MQVYFKDGNVATKNLTPGISVYGEELIKEEEEYRIWNPRRSKLAAALLNGLSNLELEDTSKVLYLGASTGTTVSHISDLAITGKIYAIEFSPNTAKKLVRLSRQRPNIAPILGDATKPKGYLNYVENVDLVYCDVAQPTQTDLFMKNMNLFLKDNGMGIITIKARSIDVVQKPKKIFKEEEKKLKEKGFKIIEKVKLEPYEKDHIALLVEKNF, from the coding sequence ATGCAAGTTTATTTTAAAGATGGAAATGTTGCAACTAAAAATTTAACTCCAGGAATATCCGTTTATGGAGAAGAATTGATTAAAGAAGAGGAAGAATATAGAATTTGGAATCCTAGACGTTCCAAATTGGCAGCGGCACTTCTAAATGGATTATCAAATTTAGAGCTTGAGGATACTTCAAAAGTCTTATACCTTGGTGCTTCAACTGGAACAACCGTATCGCATATTTCAGATCTTGCAATTACTGGAAAAATATATGCAATCGAATTTTCACCCAATACAGCTAAAAAATTAGTTCGGCTTTCACGTCAACGACCTAATATTGCTCCAATTTTAGGAGATGCAACAAAACCTAAAGGATATCTGAACTATGTGGAAAATGTTGATTTAGTGTATTGTGATGTTGCTCAACCTACACAAACTGACTTGTTTATGAAAAACATGAATTTATTTTTAAAAGATAATGGAATGGGCATTATTACCATTAAAGCTAGAAGTATTGATGTAGTGCAAAAGCCTAAAAAGATCTTTAAAGAAGAAGAAAAGAAATTAAAAGAGAAAGGTTTTAAAATTATTGAAAAAGTAAAATTGGAACCTTATGAAAAAGACCATATCGCATTATTGGTAGAAAAAAATTTTTAA
- a CDS encoding DUF366 family protein, giving the protein MTINHKHIDEIFEYDGSQIDPSWAFQEFGIYGSSIITWIGPVNIAPDNLKDFADVGLEIKSNYMVNFICEFFDQQPTNMRVAYLRQRLLVLIFREILTEYGVPTKREGDDIFVDNRKLSISIASVSLSSAKIHFALNLEDKGTPDDVDTIGLYDIKVNGKQIFTKENVKELIDTTVNRFIDELETIENDISKTKVLV; this is encoded by the coding sequence ATGACTATTAACCATAAACATATTGATGAAATATTTGAATATGATGGAAGCCAAATTGATCCGTCCTGGGCATTTCAGGAGTTTGGAATATATGGATCTTCAATCATAACCTGGATTGGTCCGGTTAATATTGCCCCTGATAATTTAAAGGACTTTGCTGATGTAGGTCTTGAAATCAAATCAAATTACATGGTCAATTTCATTTGCGAATTCTTTGACCAGCAACCAACTAACATGAGGGTTGCTTATTTAAGACAAAGGCTTCTTGTATTGATTTTCAGAGAGATATTAACTGAATATGGTGTTCCAACCAAAAGAGAAGGTGATGATATTTTCGTGGACAACAGAAAGCTGTCTATTTCAATAGCCAGTGTTTCTCTAAGCTCCGCCAAAATCCATTTTGCCTTAAACCTAGAAGATAAAGGAACTCCAGATGATGTAGATACAATCGGGCTTTATGATATTAAAGTTAATGGCAAACAAATATTCACAAAAGAAAATGTTAAAGAATTAATCGATACTACAGTAAATAGATTCATTGATGAATTGGAAACAATTGAAAATGATATAAGTAAAACAAAGGTGTTAGTATGA
- a CDS encoding NOP5/NOP56 family protein: MECYITYCVKGYFAFNSENELISEKLFQEDEIINKLAEINDKQIVTEELEIIDEVSGDYDGIIIESNKRLSDYNNDKVTIKTPNQAGNYLRSNYDKFGLNSDDISKIYRKFAIYKIKKESAGGDKHLIQAVNSIEEIDDAISKLTETIREWYALYFPEMDVVKNNETYIKLISQNKTKEEIIKTKPDAFPQDIIDLEEDINPIDLDIMNNYANSIFELQKSRKNIENYIDSKMESIAPNLRLLVGSTLGAKLISHAGGIKRLAIYPSSTVQIMGAEKALFRHLKSGDNPPKYGLIYQHPQVRGAKWWNRGKIARTLAGMISLAVRRDVFTKTFDENAAEEFKNKSEQIEKDNPFPTKTTKKRKEEKSKSKNMKRKGKKKRNRR; this comes from the coding sequence ATGGAATGCTATATAACTTACTGTGTTAAAGGATATTTTGCTTTTAATAGCGAAAATGAATTGATTTCTGAGAAATTATTTCAAGAAGATGAAATAATTAATAAATTAGCTGAAATTAATGACAAACAAATTGTAACTGAGGAATTGGAGATTATTGACGAAGTCAGCGGCGATTATGATGGAATAATCATCGAGTCAAATAAAAGGTTATCTGATTATAACAATGATAAAGTTACTATTAAAACACCAAATCAGGCTGGAAATTATCTAAGAAGCAATTATGATAAATTTGGATTAAATAGTGATGATATAAGTAAGATTTACCGAAAATTTGCGATTTATAAAATTAAAAAAGAATCCGCAGGGGGAGACAAACATTTAATTCAAGCGGTTAACTCTATTGAAGAAATTGATGATGCCATCTCCAAGTTAACTGAAACAATAAGAGAATGGTATGCACTATACTTCCCTGAAATGGACGTTGTTAAAAATAATGAAACTTACATTAAATTAATTTCACAAAATAAAACAAAAGAAGAAATCATAAAAACAAAACCTGATGCATTCCCACAAGACATTATTGATTTAGAAGAGGATATTAATCCAATTGATTTGGATATAATGAACAATTATGCCAACTCCATTTTTGAACTTCAAAAATCAAGGAAAAATATTGAAAATTATATTGACAGCAAAATGGAGTCAATTGCACCGAATTTAAGATTGTTAGTTGGATCCACACTAGGTGCAAAGTTAATTTCACATGCAGGAGGGATAAAACGTCTTGCAATTTATCCATCAAGTACTGTTCAAATAATGGGTGCTGAAAAAGCATTATTCAGACACTTAAAGAGTGGTGACAATCCTCCAAAATATGGTTTAATCTATCAGCACCCCCAAGTTCGTGGAGCCAAATGGTGGAATCGTGGGAAAATCGCAAGAACACTTGCAGGCATGATATCCTTAGCTGTCAGACGTGATGTTTTCACTAAAACATTTGATGAAAATGCTGCAGAAGAATTTAAAAACAAAAGTGAACAAATAGAAAAAGATAATCCATTTCCAACTAAAACTACTAAAAAAAGAAAAGAAGAAAAGTCAAAATCTAAAAATATGAAGAGAAAAGGTAAAAAGAAAAGGAATAGGAGGTAG
- a CDS encoding 7-carboxy-7-deazaguanine synthase QueE has protein sequence MKAPIIEIFSSFQGEGLLIGERQIFVRFAGCNLNCNYCDTEDSKSESVGKLMTPDEVVSQINKILTPDCKTISFTGGEPALYAEFINAVSHRTDLNIMLETNGTMSDKIDSIEKLDVVSLDIKLPEHFDGDFDESIFLNEIKSLNLLISKSISVYCKVVILPSTKIKSFEEVVEKLSQNISNKNNLKIIIQPSSPIGEWKDINSKLFVFSEVVGQYFEVSTIPQIHKILNIE, from the coding sequence ATGAAAGCTCCAATCATTGAAATATTTTCATCCTTTCAAGGTGAAGGTCTTTTAATAGGTGAAAGGCAAATTTTTGTTAGATTTGCAGGATGTAATTTGAACTGCAACTACTGTGATACTGAAGATAGTAAATCGGAGTCTGTTGGTAAATTAATGACTCCTGATGAAGTGGTTTCACAAATTAATAAGATTTTAACTCCTGACTGTAAGACTATTTCATTTACAGGAGGGGAACCTGCACTTTATGCAGAATTTATAAATGCCGTATCACATAGGACTGATTTGAATATTATGCTTGAAACTAATGGAACAATGTCAGATAAAATTGACTCTATTGAAAAATTGGACGTAGTTTCATTAGATATTAAGCTACCTGAGCATTTTGATGGGGATTTTGATGAAAGTATTTTTTTAAATGAAATTAAATCACTAAATTTATTAATTTCAAAATCTATAAGTGTATATTGTAAAGTAGTTATATTGCCATCAACAAAAATAAAGTCATTTGAAGAGGTAGTTGAAAAATTATCGCAAAATATTTCAAACAAAAACAATCTTAAAATAATTATCCAACCTTCTAGTCCTATAGGGGAATGGAAAGACATTAATTCTAAATTATTTGTTTTTTCCGAAGTTGTTGGGCAATATTTTGAAGTTTCCACCATTCCTCAAATTCATAAAATTTTGAATATTGAGTAA
- the pheA gene encoding prephenate dehydratase — MITLISFLGPKGTFTHQAANMLSDDLIPYCTISAVMESVSNNETKYGVVPIENSIEGPVGETLDSLAHKFDLKICGELIIPINQNLIVNPGCSMEDIENIYSHAQAIAQCREFIRESKIRPHYAVSTANAAKSIIGDISKAAIGNVKAAELYDLEILKTNIQDTDNNETRFIVVSNDDHEPTGRDKTSIIFSIYEDRPGGLYNILGIFQKNNINLTKIESRPSRKGLGKYLFFVDFIGHKNEDLIKGIFEEIEDNTYFLKVLGSYPEF; from the coding sequence ATTATTACATTAATTTCATTTCTAGGTCCCAAAGGAACATTTACCCATCAAGCGGCTAATATGCTAAGCGATGATTTAATTCCCTATTGCACTATTTCTGCGGTGATGGAAAGTGTTTCAAATAATGAAACTAAATATGGTGTTGTTCCTATTGAAAACTCTATTGAAGGTCCAGTTGGAGAAACTTTAGATTCATTGGCTCATAAATTTGATTTAAAAATATGTGGGGAACTTATTATTCCCATTAATCAAAACTTAATTGTTAATCCTGGTTGCAGTATGGAAGATATTGAAAATATTTATTCTCATGCACAAGCAATAGCCCAATGCAGGGAATTTATCCGGGAAAGTAAAATACGACCTCATTATGCAGTCAGCACGGCAAATGCTGCAAAAAGTATTATTGGAGATATATCTAAAGCGGCCATTGGGAATGTAAAAGCTGCAGAGTTGTATGATTTAGAAATTCTTAAAACAAATATTCAAGATACAGATAATAATGAAACAAGATTCATTGTTGTTTCAAATGATGATCATGAGCCTACAGGCAGAGATAAGACATCAATAATCTTTTCCATATATGAAGACCGTCCTGGCGGATTATATAATATTTTAGGAATTTTCCAAAAAAATAATATTAACTTAACAAAAATTGAATCTAGGCCATCTAGAAAAGGTTTAGGCAAATATTTATTTTTTGTTGACTTTATAGGTCATAAGAATGAGGATTTGATTAAAGGTATTTTTGAAGAAATTGAGGATAATACTTATTTTTTAAAAGTTTTAGGTTCATATCCGGAATTTTAA
- a CDS encoding dihydroorotate dehydrogenase, translating into MLKTNICGVEFQNPLMLAAGIMGSNASSMNWILKSGAGGVVSKSFSLNPHPGYVNPTTVAVEGGIINAIGLSNPGVENFKEELLKIEREGNVLIASIYGATPDEFSQLVCEVQGLVDMIELNISCPHAMEGYGASIGQSCDLSHTIVAAAKDVAEVPIIAKLTPNVTDITEIAKTCEDAGADCLSLINTLGPGMKINIDVAKPVLSNKFGGMSGKAIKPIAIRNVYSVYESVDIPLIGVGGAYTFEDVVEFIFAGASAVQIGTAIMDEGVDVFSKINIGLEKFMEDGGYSSIDEMVGIAHD; encoded by the coding sequence ATGTTAAAAACAAATATTTGTGGAGTGGAATTTCAAAATCCGTTGATGTTGGCAGCAGGAATTATGGGCAGTAATGCCTCATCAATGAATTGGATTTTAAAATCCGGTGCTGGAGGAGTAGTATCTAAATCATTTTCCCTAAATCCTCATCCAGGTTATGTCAATCCTACTACTGTTGCAGTTGAAGGAGGAATAATAAATGCTATCGGACTTTCAAATCCGGGAGTTGAAAATTTTAAAGAGGAATTGCTCAAAATCGAAAGGGAAGGCAATGTTTTGATTGCATCAATTTATGGTGCAACTCCTGATGAATTTTCCCAACTTGTATGTGAAGTTCAAGGTCTTGTTGACATGATCGAGTTAAATATTTCATGTCCTCATGCAATGGAAGGTTATGGAGCTTCTATTGGTCAAAGTTGTGATTTGTCTCATACTATTGTTGCAGCAGCAAAAGATGTGGCTGAAGTGCCAATCATTGCAAAATTAACTCCTAATGTAACGGATATAACAGAAATTGCAAAGACTTGTGAAGATGCAGGTGCAGATTGCCTGTCATTAATCAATACCTTAGGTCCTGGAATGAAAATCAATATTGATGTTGCAAAACCGGTATTGTCTAATAAATTTGGGGGAATGAGCGGCAAAGCAATAAAACCTATAGCTATTAGAAATGTTTATTCGGTTTATGAATCAGTTGACATACCGCTGATTGGTGTTGGTGGTGCATATACTTTTGAAGATGTTGTAGAATTTATATTTGCAGGTGCAAGTGCAGTTCAAATCGGTACTGCAATTATGGATGAAGGTGTAGATGTATTTAGCAAAATAAATATTGGTTTGGAGAAATTCATGGAAGATGGGGGTTACTCTTCTATTGATGAAATGGTGGGGATTGCACATGATTAA
- a CDS encoding flavoprotein: MIILCVTGSIAATESIKLAREFRRNDIDVKCFMSESACEIIHPNAMEFATGHGVVTKLTGKIEHVKYSQEDLILVAPATANTISKFAHKIADNPISTLLITAQGHDTPILFVPSMHDSMYEAIKENIDKIKQEGSASFINPRMDEGKAKFPLKDDIVLESLRTINLNKKD, encoded by the coding sequence ATGATTATTTTATGTGTTACTGGCAGTATTGCAGCTACCGAATCAATTAAATTGGCACGCGAGTTTAGAAGAAATGATATTGATGTTAAATGTTTCATGAGTGAATCTGCATGTGAAATCATCCATCCCAATGCAATGGAATTTGCAACAGGGCATGGTGTAGTTACTAAATTAACTGGCAAAATTGAGCATGTTAAATATTCTCAGGAAGATTTAATATTAGTTGCTCCAGCTACAGCAAACACTATTTCTAAATTTGCTCACAAAATTGCTGACAATCCCATATCTACTCTTTTAATCACTGCTCAGGGACACGACACCCCAATTCTATTTGTACCATCAATGCATGATTCAATGTATGAGGCAATTAAAGAAAATATTGATAAAATCAAACAAGAGGGTTCTGCATCTTTTATAAATCCCAGAATGGATGAAGGAAAAGCTAAATTCCCATTAAAAGATGATATTGTTCTTGAATCATTAAGAACTATTAATTTAAACAAAAAGGATTGA
- a CDS encoding glycosyl transferase yields MSKESFRDLKNEIELQNAEIDEMSMELESKNEEINKLKLYSTKLKYENKNLEDKLDSKIDYDKARFKELDDLNEKILEKEANIEEKQEQVRYLRSLIDDYKSQIKSNSEEFEMQLRKISKHYEVLLAQKDLIVEKQDKIINNLSKTNDELFKSNKTNAVGLKLQNEKYQEIIDRLTK; encoded by the coding sequence ATGTCAAAAGAAAGTTTTAGAGATTTAAAAAATGAAATTGAACTTCAAAATGCAGAAATTGATGAGATGTCAATGGAGCTAGAAAGCAAAAATGAGGAAATCAACAAATTAAAATTATATTCTACTAAATTGAAATATGAGAACAAAAACTTGGAGGATAAACTCGATTCAAAAATTGACTATGATAAAGCAAGATTTAAAGAACTTGATGATTTAAATGAAAAAATCCTGGAAAAGGAAGCTAACATTGAAGAAAAACAGGAACAGGTTAGATATCTCAGATCTTTAATTGATGATTATAAATCCCAAATCAAGTCAAATTCCGAAGAGTTTGAAATGCAACTTAGAAAAATCTCTAAACATTATGAAGTCCTACTGGCTCAAAAAGACTTAATTGTTGAAAAACAAGACAAAATAATCAATAACCTTTCAAAAACAAATGATGAATTATTTAAATCCAATAAAACTAATGCTGTTGGTTTGAAGTTACAAAATGAGAAATATCAAGAAATCATTGATAGATTAACAAAATAG
- a CDS encoding CBS domain-containing protein, which yields MKDKTSINRKSNTGAVERETKVHDREGDIMAIATREVISIPPSKSIKDTAKVMMEHEFRRLPITDPGSGKLLGIVTVMDILDFFGGGKKFNIIEKKYEDNFLAAINEPVKEIMTRDLITVSSKASLGETLDVMLDNQLGAIPILDHEEKLAGIVTERDIALSLAGVAGKETVQDYMSPKVFTTTPGTPLEGACKIMVRNGLRRIPVVGGEADISKAAKKLLGILTSTDVIKFLNAKELFDHLNSNLATDVLETVISDIMVKDPITVEPTMSIGELCELFAEKNIGGVPVVKNDQIMGIITERDILNAVKRY from the coding sequence ATGAAAGATAAAACATCTATTAATAGAAAATCAAACACAGGCGCAGTTGAACGTGAAACTAAAGTTCATGATAGGGAAGGGGACATCATGGCTATTGCAACTAGGGAGGTAATTTCCATTCCTCCTTCAAAAAGTATCAAAGATACTGCTAAAGTAATGATGGAACATGAATTTAGAAGATTGCCAATCACTGACCCAGGTTCTGGCAAATTATTAGGTATTGTGACTGTAATGGATATATTAGATTTCTTTGGTGGAGGGAAAAAATTTAACATTATTGAGAAAAAATACGAAGATAACTTCTTGGCAGCAATTAATGAACCTGTTAAAGAAATTATGACTCGTGATTTAATAACAGTATCTAGTAAAGCTTCACTTGGTGAAACTTTAGATGTAATGTTAGATAATCAATTAGGAGCCATTCCTATTTTAGACCATGAGGAAAAACTTGCAGGTATTGTAACCGAAAGAGATATTGCATTATCCTTGGCAGGTGTTGCAGGTAAAGAAACTGTACAGGACTATATGAGTCCTAAAGTTTTCACAACAACTCCAGGAACACCTTTGGAAGGTGCATGTAAAATCATGGTAAGAAATGGTTTAAGAAGAATTCCTGTTGTTGGTGGTGAAGCAGATATTTCTAAAGCAGCTAAAAAATTATTAGGAATCTTGACTTCTACCGATGTTATAAAATTCTTAAATGCAAAAGAATTATTTGATCATTTGAATTCCAATTTAGCAACTGATGTATTAGAAACCGTAATTTCAGACATCATGGTTAAAGATCCAATTACTGTAGAACCTACTATGAGTATTGGCGAGTTATGTGAACTTTTTGCTGAAAAAAATATAGGTGGAGTTCCTGTTGTTAAAAATGACCAAATCATGGGAATTATTACTGAAAGAGATATATTAAACGCAGTTAAAAGATATTAA
- a CDS encoding endoglucanase → MSDDRDKLLQIMSSLDADYKSGKLSGEKYRYFRSKYEDKLNSIDAVEATKRIRSMQGKSAPKTNKRRNKKPTTDKKKQEQDLVQKYIINPKKDDVKYNKKKSSRNSSTFKLIAVIVLVVAFTAGVAYGIFNLDTESVSNTSVVAVVEDTAFPEIVSVVNTTNVTDTSNYSYVDDTNDENTNGDVETTTEQPTEKTTDNTQGTDGSGSSESGGSSSNGGGSESGGSSSNGGGSESEGGNGE, encoded by the coding sequence ATGTCAGATGATAGAGATAAACTTCTTCAAATAATGAGCAGTTTGGATGCAGATTATAAATCTGGTAAGCTTTCTGGTGAAAAATATAGATATTTCCGTTCTAAATATGAAGATAAACTTAATTCTATTGATGCAGTCGAAGCTACTAAAAGAATAAGGTCTATGCAAGGAAAATCTGCTCCTAAAACTAATAAAAGAAGAAATAAAAAACCTACCACAGATAAAAAAAAGCAAGAGCAAGATTTAGTTCAAAAATATATTATAAATCCTAAAAAAGATGATGTTAAATATAATAAGAAGAAATCATCAAGAAATAGTAGCACTTTTAAATTAATAGCGGTAATTGTACTTGTTGTTGCATTTACTGCAGGCGTTGCTTATGGTATTTTTAATTTAGATACTGAATCAGTGTCTAATACTAGTGTCGTTGCTGTTGTTGAAGATACAGCATTCCCTGAAATTGTATCTGTTGTAAATACTACAAATGTCACTGATACTTCAAATTATTCTTATGTAGACGATACGAATGATGAGAATACTAATGGAGATGTTGAAACCACGACAGAACAACCAACCGAAAAAACTACTGATAATACTCAAGGAACAGATGGCAGTGGAAGTTCTGAGTCTGGAGGTAGTTCCTCTAATGGTGGAGGTTCTGAGTCTGGAGGTAGTTCCTCTAATGGTGGAGGTTCTGAGTCTGAAGGAGGTAATGGGGAATAA
- a CDS encoding DNA polymerase subunit beta has product MQQVRTRDFIHTADDLYFASTNYLHPEDRIISFLRYIPDPEGDREKNGKRYRKVGSAEAYTYLRENHPDYLYFSDVTNVEMMGVPLDKVERIIKPEMRLLGLKDTFEKGGEIKNPELIAKLMDVADFFHFMADIPYDHLGISGSILPGLQKSDVSDLDFVVYGLDNHRRAITAFKEHRGKEVYIKEIDKYITVQGITDDYWDFVYNKRMSDESLTKEEFRWYENRKANRGTINGTLFDILATRDYDEIEGAWGDTVYEPQGTSQIECDIVSALGAFDNPSLYTIDNVEILDGVDVPLTEVVSFTHTYAGEVIDGEHVIAEGKIEKVIVNGEFDHYRLVVGTTREAIDEYLKLKEIPK; this is encoded by the coding sequence ATGCAACAAGTAAGAACAAGAGATTTTATCCATACTGCCGACGATTTATATTTCGCATCAACTAACTACCTTCACCCAGAAGACAGAATAATATCCTTTCTAAGATATATTCCAGACCCTGAAGGGGATCGTGAAAAAAACGGTAAAAGATATAGAAAAGTAGGCTCAGCTGAAGCTTACACTTATCTTAGAGAAAATCATCCTGATTATTTATACTTCAGTGATGTAACTAATGTTGAAATGATGGGAGTGCCATTGGATAAAGTTGAAAGAATCATTAAACCTGAAATGAGATTATTGGGTCTTAAGGATACTTTTGAAAAAGGAGGAGAAATTAAGAATCCTGAATTAATTGCCAAATTAATGGATGTTGCTGACTTTTTCCATTTTATGGCTGATATTCCATATGACCATTTAGGAATTTCAGGTTCCATTTTGCCAGGCCTTCAAAAAAGTGATGTGAGTGACCTGGACTTTGTTGTATACGGTCTAGATAACCACAGACGTGCAATAACTGCTTTTAAAGAACATAGAGGAAAAGAAGTTTATATCAAAGAAATTGACAAGTACATTACTGTACAAGGCATCACTGATGATTACTGGGATTTTGTATATAACAAAAGAATGAGCGATGAAAGTCTTACAAAAGAAGAATTTAGATGGTATGAAAATAGAAAAGCAAATCGTGGAACCATAAACGGAACATTGTTTGACATTTTAGCCACTAGAGATTATGATGAAATTGAAGGTGCTTGGGGAGATACTGTATATGAACCTCAAGGGACATCTCAAATTGAATGTGATATTGTAAGTGCTCTTGGAGCATTCGACAATCCTTCACTTTACACGATTGACAATGTAGAAATCCTTGATGGTGTAGATGTACCTTTAACTGAAGTAGTATCATTTACACACACTTATGCAGGCGAAGTAATAGATGGGGAGCATGTAATAGCTGAAGGCAAAATAGAAAAAGTAATTGTCAATGGTGAATTTGACCATTACAGATTAGTTGTTGGAACTACTAGAGAAGCTATTGATGAATATTTGAAACTCAAGGAAATTCCAAAGTGA